In Coffea arabica cultivar ET-39 chromosome 9e, Coffea Arabica ET-39 HiFi, whole genome shotgun sequence, the genomic window TTGGATAGGTCTCATTGAACCGTTTCAAGTCAGCCATACTCGCAAGAGTTTTTCCGGTATCCAGATTAGTTAACTTTGTTTAGGATAGTTCTATCGTTGGATTAAGGGACACGAGATGACTTAATGATTGTATGCTATTTCATACCGTGCTAGTTCAATGCTGATTTACAGGCGTTGGGGTAGCTTCTCTACTTGTGTGCTATCGATTGAGACACTACTGTTGCATGCAATAGTTCTGCACTTGCTACTCATGTTGTTGTTGGATGATGTTTGTTTTGGCCGCCAGTTGACAGAGAGTTTTCATAGGCAAGGAATCCGAAGCTCTAGGATGTTTCTTGAACAAGATAACGTCAATAGCTTCTGGATCAAGCTCTGAAATCTTTGTTCCCACATAATGTTCAGCGGAGCAGCCTATTACGATTACTCCTGCAGAAGACAAGAAGAGATCTCGAAGACTTCCAGCACAAAATTTGTTCCTATGCTTCATTAAACGATAAAGCCATCGTTAGATTTTATCACCAGCTTTGTCCAAGACTAGGTTTCACTGGCCAATGGTTTTCAGAAGCCAAGAGATGTTTGTCTTTTACCAATTAACAAACGAATTGTCATAGATCGAATCAGAGAGCGAACGCATCTCTGAATTGTTCACCACTTCTGAACTCTGCTATATTCAGTTCAAAGGAAGGATGACAACAATCAGCGGCGTTCAATAATTAGTTTACTCCACCAAATATTGTGGACAAgcagataaaaataaaaagtatttGTAGAATAATGATATGAACAAAGCCGTCATAGGATCCAAAACCGTCTTCCTCCATCTAGCACACTCCGTCCTAAAAATTTGCCTTTATAAACACACTCCGTTTCTCTACTGGAATAGTCATCCTACTTCAGAATATGACAGTATTCATCTTAAGATACTAGTACTTCGTACTGAATATCCTATGGGGGGAATTTGCAGCTGTTTCAGCCGCCCAATTACAGACGAAGTGCAGCTGAAGAAGGCGGTTATTGGCCGCTATCAAAACACTCTTCTGGGATCACTACCGCCGGAGAAGAAGCAAACTAGGCACATGAATTCGTCAGCTCAGAACAAATTTAGAAAGGTGGGGTATATGACTCTCGAGGATTGTCTACTGGCCTCTCCCAACTTAAATGCTCATCCACGCGTTGTAGGAGGTGAAATTCAAATCTTTAAGCATTTGCCTACTAATAGAGTTTTTCCATCTTCGACTTCTCCTGATACTGGTCAGGAGTTTTTCACGCCAAGACGAAGTTTCTCAGGTGCAGACTGCAAATTAGGGAGAATTGATGAAGATTATGGACAAGATGCGGATCAAGACTCGTCGCGAGTGAGTTCGATTAGTAGAAGTGGAAGTGGGAAGGTAAAAAAGAAGGTGAGATTTAGGTTGCCCGAAGAAGCTGACATATACATATATTACACTCCGAAAGGAGAATTTGAAGAATGAATAATATACAGTGTGATCTTACATTTTAAAGTTTAGATGAAAAAGCACATACTGCTCTTGAGAATATGCTTCAGAGGGTTTGAACTTTGAAGCATTCCAAAGTGAGGCTGAGAAGGGCAATAAGATCCCTATTATCTTCAACAGCCAACGTTCTGCAAATTCCGGCTGATTGTAGTcattaattttgaaaatgacgtagctgctgaaaatttttgaagatgTTTTTCCTTTGCTGGAATTGAGGAAGATTTAATGGCTTTGAACTTGTTATTTTGATTGAGAGAATACTCAGAAAGTTGTGGAATGAGGTAGATCAAACCAGGCACCTCTTGcggttttggtaaattttttatatttcatACTAAGAGCGAATAGTTAGCAAACGACGCTATCAGCAAGCAACCCAACCCAAGAAAATGGCGATCTTTGAGTTTGAGGGTGAGAAATGGAGAGAGTTTGGTTGCTCTTCCACGGGTAAGTTTTACGTTTAAAACTTTAGGTccgctttaaaaaaaataattggaaaatgaataATTGCGATTCACAAGTTAATCTGGATTGAACAGTTCGACCGATTTTTGTGATAGGTCGACGCTAGTAGCGAATTGGACCGAAAATTTTATTACTTTGGATTGAACGATTCGACCGATTTTTGTGATCAGTCGACGACACTGGAAGTGAACTGGATCGAAAATTTTGCACTTCTTAGCTATTATACGATGTTAATTTATATAACATTAATATTTATTCGTATAATAAtatttgaataattttaatGTCCATCACCGTTACAAGTTACGACATATCTCTATAGAATTATTCACCAATATGGCCATGCATCAGCATTTGAACACTAATCTAAACCAACCCTTAGTGATTAAGCAAACACCCGTTCGCTATTTGGAACACTAATCTAAACCAACCCTTAGTGATTAAGCAAACACCTGTTCGCTGTGTAACAAATTCAAACTTGCAACCCACCAAAATCAAAGTTCAAGTACGACCCGAAAGGGTAAAGAGTAAAGACCCAACTACAAACGCACACCACAGCTACGGTACTGCAGCAATGTCAGATGGGAAACCAGCAGCAACACCACGTAGGCCCCTCCGTCATCATCAACAATCCTGTTGGACCGCGACCACCATCGGATAGGCTGAACCGACCAAGGTGTACGATAGTAGTATCTCAGAAACAAGGACATGCATTTTTATTTCTTGTGTTTGGATGTTGGGCGGGAGGGAAATACCTACCCTCCTGCCAGCCAAAAACTTAGAGAAGAATCTGAATACGACCCTTTTGCAGTAGCCTCCTCGTTTGGTACACCCCAGTAAGGCCTAGTTTGGATCTTAACAAACACAGGTGAACAGGTTCGATTTTGCGACAACGTGTTTATAAAAAGTGAttacataaaataattataatcaCTAAAAGTTATTATTTGGttcattataaattttatttttttttacccattagaaaattttacatttgaATATTAAAGCGAATAAAAACATCACATAAACTAattatttaaaatcaaaatctataatcaattaaaataaataatcgATCGATCGAAAACAAGCCCTACAACCAACACGTGGTATGATAGGCAATAAAGATTTGTTATCTTTTACTTTAcgatagattttttttttttttgaggtttgagagtataaaagaaaagaaatgtcaAAATTCCAAGATATTCACGTTATACCGCAAACTTTTGCCTGAGAACATATGCTTCTTCTGAATATACATCTGATGCTTTCACTAACTTaaacttttttacttttttgggAGGAAAAAACCTTTCCTTTcccacaattttttttcttgcttttctccCGCCCTTTCCTCCCAGTCCCAAACAAAGCGCAGAAAACGAGAGTCTCGTTTTCAATGCATTCGAGGACAAGGGTGAATTTAATGTTTCACGTCTATCCACGTTTGGCTGACAACACACCATAAAGTTTTGGGACCGGAAGGTGATTAAGTCAAAAAAATTTGTGCGGTTCAAATCGCTCTTTGTAATTCGATTTTTACGCCGTGTGAGATCCACAAAAATGTTGTTCTTGTGTTACTCGTTGGTGTTCTATTGTTATACTTTCTACAGATGATGTTATATCATGTGCAAATGATGTTACACCTTTCGAAACAGTTGCTCTAACGATCGTTCCAGCCTCGGATCCAAAGTTTTGTTATCAAACGAACGGTCAGATAATGAGACGGGTGGTACAGACTATGGACCATAGCCAACTTTCTTGGTAAAGGTACGTGATCAATTATGATCAGAAAAAATTGTTGGGAGTTTTGGGGGTTTTGGTTGGGCCTTCGACCTTAAGGTAAAGTGGGTTCTACCTACCCGTAATAATTCGGTGGCTAAGGGTTTCAAGTTTCAACGGATTCAAGCATCATGCTCAAGCCGTACACTTGGACATGACAAACTGACTTGTTAAATACCAGTGGTAGATTGTATTCACGTGGATTAAAACATATAAAATTTCCTTTGAGGATTAAGGGCTTCTAAGTTTGCAAATTCTGCAACACTTTGTGCTACTCGACAATTTAGTGGCACGGAAGAACCAGACATCCAGCTCAGGGTGGCAATCTTTTCCCCTACTAATCAATTTGAAACAAATTTGACAAAGTGATTAGAGTCATTGAATAGATTGGACCATTGTTTGGAGTGAAACTTAACAATGACGATTAAATGTTTGCACCTTAATAATGACAATTGACAAGTGACTAACTATGATAATTGATACTCCCTCCCTctgtcccattttgatagttctagttttttttttcatacgatttaagaaaaagtaattaattttattgaaaaaacaaacttagattgctattttcttaaaatactcTTATATTAAATAGAGTATaactttatattaattattcatggaaacttgaattgatggtttgTGAGAGCTTGAATTGATATAAATAAgcttaaaagaataaaaaattggcttttcatatatcaatatgttttggaaaatttaaATGCATTAAATGGGATAGATTATATTCAATaacaatctatattaaataaAGTAGTTTATATTaataacaacttacattgaataagtgtattttagagaaattaaaaaataactacATTTTTTAATTGGAAAGTGAACTACAATTTGAAACAGATGAAAAACGAaaacagaactatcaaagtgagACGGAGGGAGTACATAAAATAACATGTTTGTACCTTCGATTTTTCGCGATTACGGGTTTCATTTCTATCCAAATTATGCTCTTGAAAATTTACCTTGTAGTTTCAACccaaaaaaattattgaaaaaaaatcacCGGGGTAACCTACACCATCTGAGTTTAACATTGAACTTTGAATTAAGGGTGCCTTCATATCGCACTGGCTAAGATTACAAATTCGTTTTTTTATCTCTTTATGGAAACGGGGGGAAGAAAAGATTGGGAAGTGAGAGAAGGAACGCAGACAACGGACAAGGACCCCTCATTGCTGAGGGATAATATCAAAACCCTCCTTGAAGTTTTTCTTAATATCACTTAGTATTtctaagattttaaaaatatcacttatctcccctaataattacaaaataattatattaaCCTTCCCTTGATATATGATTCACACATCAAATAAATGgagctcaaaatattaaagAAACATAAACAAAAGTCACATtcttctctcttcctctctttcctttctcaaacattttcttttactcattTTTTGAATGTCTATGGgatttttatttctaaattatagtaaattaaaattttttatctttttgtttctttggtCGAAGGagaaaagttttttaaaaaaatcatgttTAAAAGTTACAAGGATTACCCAACTGCCAACCGGCACCAGGTCCTTATGTAATCCTTGTGTGAAAAACTCaggaaggtttctgaaattatccctaaagatTTTTCACACAAATCAAGACAGaacccaagttttttttttccctcttgcaCGAAATCGAATCATTGTGtttgatttgcaccttatttacACACATTGACTTGCTTATATCAtcccaattttttatttcatatacatcaaatcaaaaaaataatataatatattttataaaaaattatttcaaataatctccggACCAAACACATTAGATACCACCAAGTGACACCAATATGTCCGTTGATTTTTTAAGTACATACAGGATTAAGTCCTTTTGTCCGCATGCATCTCTTATTAATGAGAAACTACGAAGAAATGGAGTTCCATTGGACgctacgaaaaaaaaaaaaaagcattggGAATATTGTCCTTGCTTTGCTTCGCTCttcacttctttttccttttggacTACATATCCATAGAGACCATAGGCCACGAGAAGCGAACCACACTCGAACAAAAAGCTTTTGCTTTATTGCTTCTAGAGCAACTAAACTAAACTAGATGGCACAGATGATGAGTGCCGGAGGATCCAATTCGAAGGGGCTAATGACCCTGCTGCTGCTGTTTCTTCTCTTTCTGGGCATTGGAGGGAAACGGGTTGCTGCTCAAGTGCACCATGTGGTCGGCGACGACAACGGTTGGACACCTTCCACAGATCTAGGTTCTTGGCTTACAGGCAGAGTCTTCAGGGTCGGTGACAAAATCTGTAAGCACACCACCCCTTTCTTGAGTTTTTCCTTGACAGACGCAGCAGCCTATGTTTTGCCTCCTTCCTTGATCCTTCCACCTCCTTTTATGAGCTTAACATGGTCCTAGTTACTCATTCTTGTtcattattagtattattactATTTTTGGTTTGGTAAGATTCTTGTTGATTACTGATATAATTAGCTTTGCCATGCAAATTTTTTCCCCCTAGAGAAACCTGTCGATCCTCTTTCTCCATCGTCATtagattcttttcctttttcagtcAAATAATCCATCTTTTAAGCATGTGGTAGTTACAGCTTTTGATAATTCCAGGCACAAACTTTGTACTGCAGTACTTCGGTTTTCTTCATCTCCTCGTTATTTTGTTACTCCTGAGTTAGGCACGAAGTTTTAGAAGGTCATTTTGTTGTTCAGCATGCTTAGATTACcctaattttagaaataaaacagGAAAACTTTTGATTTCGTGAAGTGTTTAATTTGTCTGGAATTCGTTGTGTAGCACATAATAGGTATCGATTCGTTGATGCATAAATGAGACGGAGACGGAAGTAGCATGCTATAATCGTCTTGGGAGTTTTTTAGTTGTCAAATGGCCACCTAAAACTCTCTTCTTTCTTGTAGTTTGACTGTTAGCTCCAGTAGACATGCTTGATCCCGTTTTAATTAGTTCACTGCTCTGTCTATGTCTCTTAGAATCTAGATATGATAATTCGTTAGTACTTGGAtgctttaaagaaaaaattatgaTAGTAACATATTGTGAGTCTACAATAGATTAAGCGGTGGATTTCTGACAAAATTGATGGCCATATAATAAAGATTTTGGCCTTTTATCTCTGTGTGGGGCTGGTGAGAGCTATACATGGGACATGCAAACATTCTGTCTATGTCTTTTAGAATATAGATATGATAATTCATTAGTAATTGGATGCTTTAAAGGGAAAAATTATGACAGTAACATATTAGTGAGTCTGCAGTAGATTAAGCAATGAATTTCTGACAATTGATGGCCATATAATAAAGATTTTGGGCTTTTATCTCTGTGTGGGGCTAGTGAGAGCTATGCATGGGGCATGCATACATTCGATCCCCAGAAGAATAGAAGACAGTGCATTGGCATCCACATAGGATAGAGTGCCTAACTTTCAACCAACCAGATGTTACGCAACAAATCCTATTTCATTGAGTTGTGTGCGTGTATTATGAGTGCATTGTGATTCATATTATCCAACTTTCCATGATATAAATACAGAGGACCTCCCATTAATGTCCAGTTTTCTGTAGGTCATTAGGGCTTGGATGCTAGATAGGATAAATAAATGACACTTGACTGCATGAGAAGGGTAGAATTCAAGAAGCTATATGATTATCTACTCTGAAGTAcaaagaagttttcttccttttatcTTAGTCCCACGCTTGGGAGTATGTTGACTGCAATTTATTGTGAACTGCACAGGGTTTGCCTACCCAGCAACTGAAGAGAGAATCCTGGAGCTCCAAACATCCGAAGAGTTCTTTACTTGTGATCTATCCAATCCCATCAGAATGTACACCAGCGGCCTGGATAAGATACCCCTCGAGAGTGAGGGCGTCAGATTCTTCACCAGTGGCAGCTTGGACAGCTGCAAAAATGGATTGAAGCTCCCAGTGAAGGTGCATCctcaagtgaaaaatgagaccCTTGCTGATGGCCCCACATCACCAGCTGCTGCACCCCACTTCCCTGGCCTCTCTGTTGCACTATTTGTTGGATTGGCTCTCTTCTGCATGGGAATGTAACGCACCTCATATTCCTTCTGCTGCTGTCTCTTAGTAGTACTGTTTATCTACCCGTTTATGTTGGTTGACCACCTGCTTTTCTTTTTAGTCGTAATTCCTAGGCAGCTTCCTGGAAACATCctcattttatttactttttcgcATCTGCTGGCTTGTGAAGCATATAAAACTGTTGAGGATTCTGGTGTCTTGTGTAAtgactttttaatttttatgtaACTGTCGGATTTGATGTATAATGACTTAATTTTTATACAAATGTGCTAGGTGATGGTCCGATTATTTGTCGTATCAAATTCATGTCATACGTCCGCTTGCAGAGATTAGTGATGATGTTTCCTTTTTTGGTTCTGTGCGCTATTATCTTCGTGCTTGGATACGGTTATGACGCACTTCAGAACTAAAGGACGATTCAGATTTGATATTTACATTATGGAAAGAACATCAACTGGTGTGACTTGTCTGAAAACGAAGAACAGAAGgaaaatgtttgtttggattgggctttattttttcaaatttatttacttacatcatcattacaattttcaatacactttTTTAccttttcaattacctttttatctcacatatatcacatcacaaaaagtgctacagtaaaaatatctctaataattcacaatccaaacaaacctccTTTTGTGAATCTGGCAAAGGTGAAAGGCGCACTTTTATCTCGGGAAATGAACATTACTGAAAATTGTTGACCGAAAACTGATTAAAAGCAACGGCGCACTACTATTAAGAGTATTAACCACCATGAGAACGTTTTGCAATGAAACTAAACGCTAAGAAAGAACGTCTCTGACCACGCTAAACCAAACCACCAAGAGCACATGTTCGACCTTTGGGGCAAAAAACGCTAGACTACTATCTTCAAACATGCAAGACAAAATCTGATTATTATAGTTAAACGTAGCATTACAAACACGTCGCGCATCTTGAGAACCatcaataaacaaaaaaattcacatATCACAACATTCAAGCAATAACTTGTAACCAGCAAACGAAAAATCTCTGCCAAAATTAGGAACACGGGAAACAGAAGCTAAGATAGATACCCAGATTAACAAAGCTTGAAGTCCACTCAATCTCTACATTTGTCACTTGCTTGTTTTCAGACTCAATTGTCGGGTTGTTATTGTACACGAGGAAATAGggtaaattttcaagaaatcacCTATCCCTCAGCACTACATAGTTTGACCCGCTTGTCTTCTGTATCTTGGAAATCCTCCTTAATATAGCTGCGAAGGCATCCTTGTCCTGCATCACAGGAAATTGTAAGCAGCAATACGACAAGAAAACGATACAAATACTGACAGCAAGATTAAGTGTTCTTGTTCCATAACATTCAGTTGCACATCTCCTACATAGTAATATAACATTTCCCAGCCCTCAGTCACCCCCAGATAAAATTCAAAGCTGCAACCCTTGTTATCAGCTGTTGTCCATCTCAGCACCTGAACAGCTTTGCTATGTTTATAAGATATCCAATTTACACCCAACAAACCCTATCAGATTCTCCAAAACATCTGAAACATGCTTCTtttcctcccaaaaaaaaaaaatttgcttctTCATTGATATTTTGTACACTGCATTGCAATTAGAAGGTTGGCCAATAAGCTGTATAGCACAATGGGCATacgaatatttttgtgaaactGTTCTGGAAGCTTCAAGTGGAAAGGCCTATAAGCAGCATTTTACACAATATCCTAAAGAATCACGTCTTACAGTAAACTAATTTAATTCCAAACGCCACTATTTATTCTATTCCACTCAGAAAGAAAACCTCCAAGTGCCACAAATCCTTGGGTAAAGTAAGCTTATttattcaagaaatttccaGTTGCTAGTGActtgctttcattttcttcCCTAGGATCCAAGAGAACTTTAAAATTGTTCATGAAGATTAATTCCACACACTCAACTAATTGCTTGGAATCCTCAATGTAACTATCCTTCTTCCCATTCTGTAGTTTATCACCATCTTTACTTGAAAAACTCTTGACTTTATATATCTCATTTTGCATTTCATACTCCATCCATGTACACAAATACTGAGGGGAAGCTATAGTTGGGGCTTAATAGCAAAGTTGCAGACAAGACTGGAAAGATATTTACAAGAAAACAATATACAGTACCTCTTTCGTTTTGAGTCTAGATTTAAATTTGGCAACAAGATCCTGAGTAGTCACTGGCCCCTTCTGCAATAAAACAGCCCTAATCTCATCTTCAGTGACCGGACCAGAAGGAGTTGACCCTGTTTTTGAAGATGGCTGTTGCGATACAGCTTTTGGAGTCACAGTATTCTTCAAGCCAGAAGTATTTTCACTTTTAACAGGCTTTACTTcctgaaaatacaaaataaaaaataaaaagatggtCATTGAAGTAAAAGTGAGTTAAAGATAGTTGAAAACCAACAGAGTAATATCTTCCACAGATTATTTTCATCTATTGGAATTAAATAAATACAACAAGGTAACTAAATGTATTACATTTTCGGATTTGACTTTTTTAAGAGGTGTCCCATTTGCCGCTTTCACTTCTTCACcattactttttcttttcccctttgcCGACTTTGAAGTAGGAGGAGTTCCCCGAGAAGGTCCAGGAGCAGCTGATTTTAGTGGACTGATGTTCTCAGTTGGTTCTTCTTTAAgagtttccttttgttttggtgCTAACACAGGAGAAATATCATCTTCCATCTGGAGAATTGAAACAAAAGAACTTTATGATCATTAAGTTCATAAAGAAAAGAGCCCGAACAAAGAGCGGTTAACAATTCACTTGGTATAAGAGATTATTAACTACGAGAACATCAGAAAGGACTCCAGGGTTCTTTCACAAGTCTTTTTAGCACCCTTCCCATCAATTTGTAGAACAAAAAGGATGAAATGGAAAATCTGTCGCACGATTTCCCATAACTAGAAAAAAACAGCTAGAACTTACGACAAACCAAAAAGTTACTTAcatcgtcatcatcatcatcttcgtcTTCTGCATCTGAGTCATTCAGCCCATTAGCTCGGCCAAGCAATTTCTTCAACTCCTTTCCAGATTTGCTTAGCCCTCCCCCCTCCTCTTCATCACCTTCttcctcatcctcatcatccTGCAACACAAAAGTAATCACACAACCATCAAGAAGACAAGCTAAAGAGTACAAAAAGATGtacaatacaaaaaatttagaagtacaatggaaagcaaagTACAAAACTATACAGGCAACACACAGGAGGGTACTCAAGATCAGCAACGATGCTTCCACCTAAGGAAACTCATATTTATAGATGCAGTTCCATGGTATAACGACGTCTACTGTAGCGTCACCACCACCAGTGCTTTGCAGTTAATTAAATCAATTAAACAAGTGTGTTTCTAGACTTTCTACCACCTAAAATAATTAATGAAGCCTGTCTTTCTGCAAGTGAGAAGAAGTGGTAATGTACAAGAAATCCGTCCACACAGACTGTAGGCATCACAAAGGATGCTTGTTTGAGAAGTAGAAGATAATCTTCAGCGTCACAACTAGaccattcaaatttcaaatgcaAATGCAATCATAATAAACCTGCTTAATTTCAGGAGGAGCAGGAATTTCAGGGGCCAATTCTTCACGTTCCTCTGTATAACAAGTTTCATCATCATCGGTAAAGATTTCTTCATGCTCCCAATCATCACCTACAGAAAAATGAGTAATGCAAATGCTTAGCTCAGGTTCAATTTTGTCCTTGGGAAGTTTAGAGCAAGCAGGCAGTGAGTCAGAGAAACCGGGTGAGGAACTTCTGAAATCCACAAAGGTAATAGCATTTCATGTCCATGTCATTAATTGCCAAATATTAGCAATATGGAAATATCAAGTCAACATTCAATGCGTCAGCCAAATATTTCCAGTAGGTTATTTTCCATCACAAATTAATGCAGAAATTGTTAGGCATACAAAACTATAGACGTAGGAAAAGAGGCAAGCAAAGTGATAATATACACCAGGAGGCAAACAACAAACCAAATCTATTGTTACTATCTGAATAGACCCATTATGACATCCTTGTAGATATAATGAgacacagaaaaaaaaaaagaaaaaaaaagaaaaaaaaagagagaactaAAGGTGCTCAGCGGTCAAAATGCAACACAATGCATGTTATCAGAGAATAAAAGCTCACCTTTTTCAATATCATCATCGTCAAGATCAAGATCACCTCCTCTTGGaccttcttcatcatcatcaccacCTTTTTGATTGAGACCCAGCCTATTTTTTCTTGCGGCCTCTTCCTCTTCATCTTCCTCACCCCTATCTGATGCATTGGCCTCTTCATCATCACCCCCCGCCTTCTTGCGTCCCCTTCCACCGCCAGCTCCAGCTTCCTTGTCATCAATTTTTTCAACTTCACCAAATGCGGCTGGTCCATTATTTGCTGCTTTCATCATCCACCGCTGATACCCATCTGCAGTTTTCCTTCTATTTTTCATCTTCTCTTCTGCTTCTTCAAGAGTAAGTTGTTTATATTGTGCAACTTTGTTGAAATTGTACCTGACATCGAGGGCAGTATGCATGCATACAGTCAAAATGCAGCATTTAACAGATAGAACTAGATGCACGGTACCATGATAGCATATAAGATGCATAAGCCATAAAGACCATAATATGATGTCTGCAACATGCGTACCATGAACCTGCAGGAATGGCAACAAATTCTCTTCCTTGAAGCATCAGGAGATAATAGGTGGCTGATTGTGCACCCTCAAGTTGACCGTGGTACTGAGTCCCCGTTTCATCTTCCAGCAGCCAAGGCTTATTCTTGTACTTCTCCTGTGCAACAAAACTATATTATGGTAAGCCAGGGCAACACGTCAACAAAAGAAAGCTCAACAGACAAGCCACATATATGTCAGGCTATCTGACGGTTAAAAGCACAAAAACTCATTCCAATATAGTCCtcatggaaaaatgaagagcaatGGAAATTATCCTATCTATATTCCAATGTAATCTCTTCTAAAGCTTCCTCAAAAATCACAGAAATAACATTTTGTAGCTGTCTACTCTTTAACCAGCATCTTAATATCTAAGCAACTTCCCTAATTTACTCCAAGAAAAAACAAACGGGATCATCCACAAAGGCTACTGCTATTGTGGCTGGTCATCAGTCTTCCACTAGCAGCTGAAAATTGAATTCCAGCCATGCCTGACTCTAGAACTTCTAAGCATGCCAGACTCTTTAACTTCTAAGCATACCTAATCCTTAAACTTC contains:
- the LOC113710447 gene encoding mavicyanin, with product MAQMMSAGGSNSKGLMTLLLLFLLFLGIGGKRVAAQVHHVVGDDNGWTPSTDLGSWLTGRVFRVGDKIWFAYPATEERILELQTSEEFFTCDLSNPIRMYTSGLDKIPLESEGVRFFTSGSLDSCKNGLKLPVKVHPQVKNETLADGPTSPAAAPHFPGLSVALFVGLALFCMGM
- the LOC113710281 gene encoding transcription initiation factor IIF subunit alpha isoform X2, whose protein sequence is MSIDLILKPSCSGCGSTAELYGSTCKHLTLCVTCGKTMAENRAKCYECGTPITRLIREKYKNKPWLLEDETGTQYHGQLEGAQSATYYLLMLQGREFVAIPAGSWYNFNKVAQYKQLTLEEAEEKMKNRRKTADGYQRWMMKAANNGPAAFGEVEKIDDKEAGAGGGRGRKKAGGDDEEANASDRGEEDEEEEAARKNRLGLNQKGGDDDEEGPRGGDLDLDDDDIEKGDDWEHEEIFTDDDETCYTEEREELAPEIPAPPEIKQDDEDEEEGDEEEGGGLSKSGKELKKLLGRANGLNDSDAEDEDDDDDDMEDDISPVLAPKQKETLKEEPTENISPLKSAAPGPSRGTPPTSKSAKGKRKSNGEEVKAANGTPLKKVKSENEVKPVKSENTSGLKNTVTPKAVSQQPSSKTGSTPSGPVTEDEIRAVLLQKGPVTTQDLVAKFKSRLKTKEDKDAFAAILRRISKIQKTSGSNYVVLRDR
- the LOC113710281 gene encoding transcription initiation factor IIF subunit alpha isoform X1, yielding MSIDLILKPSCSGCGSTAELYGSTCKHLTLCVTCGKTMAENRAKCYECGTPITRLIREYNVRACSSNDKNYFIGRFITGLPNFSKKKSENKWSLQKEGLMGRQVTDTLREKYKNKPWLLEDETGTQYHGQLEGAQSATYYLLMLQGREFVAIPAGSWYNFNKVAQYKQLTLEEAEEKMKNRRKTADGYQRWMMKAANNGPAAFGEVEKIDDKEAGAGGGRGRKKAGGDDEEANASDRGEEDEEEEAARKNRLGLNQKGGDDDEEGPRGGDLDLDDDDIEKGDDWEHEEIFTDDDETCYTEEREELAPEIPAPPEIKQDDEDEEEGDEEEGGGLSKSGKELKKLLGRANGLNDSDAEDEDDDDDDMEDDISPVLAPKQKETLKEEPTENISPLKSAAPGPSRGTPPTSKSAKGKRKSNGEEVKAANGTPLKKVKSENEVKPVKSENTSGLKNTVTPKAVSQQPSSKTGSTPSGPVTEDEIRAVLLQKGPVTTQDLVAKFKSRLKTKEDKDAFAAILRRISKIQKTSGSNYVVLRDR